In a single window of the Theropithecus gelada isolate Dixy unplaced genomic scaffold, Tgel_1.0 HiC_scaffold_16135, whole genome shotgun sequence genome:
- the LOC112617382 gene encoding protein transport protein Sec24B-like encodes PAQNQMQVPSGYGLHHQNYIAPSGHYSQGPGKMTSLPLDTQCGDYYSALYTVPTQNVTVNTVNQQPGAQQMYSRGPPAPHIVGSTLGSFQGAASSASHLHTSASQPYSSFVNHYNSPAMYSANSSVASQGFPSTCGHYAMSTVSNAAYPSVSYPSLPAGDTYGQMFTSQSAPTIRPVKDNSFSGQNTAISHPLPLPPPPSQQHQQQQSLSGYNTLTWSAPGLPSTQDNLIRNHTGSLAVANNNPTITDSLSCPVMQNVQPPKSSPVVSTVLSGSSSTRTPPTANHPVEPVTSVTQPSELLQQK; translated from the exons gtcCAGCCCAGAATCAAATGCAGGTTCCATCTGGATATGGATTGCATCATCAAAACTATATTGCTCCCTCAGGACATTACTCTCAAGGACCTGGGAAAATGACCTCATTGCCATTGGATACTCAGTGTGGTGATTACTACTCTGCTCTCTATACAGTACCAACACAAAATGTGACTGTTAACACAGTGAACCAGCAACCAGGAGCACAGCAGATGTACAGCAGGGGTCCTCCTGCCCCTCATATTGTGGGATCCACTCTAGGATCTTTCCAAGGTGCTGCATCATCAGCATCCCATTTGCATACGAGTGCCTCCCAACCATACTCCTCTTTTGTGAATCACTACAATAGTCCAGCCATGTACTCTGCCAACTCTTCTGTTGCGTCTCAGGGATTTCCCTCTACTTGTGGTCATTATGCTATGTCAACTGTTTCTAATGCTGCGTATCCTAGTGTTTCATATCCCTCTCTGCCTGCTGGTGATACATATGGGCAAATGTTTACCTCACAGAGTGCTCCAACTATTAGGCCAGTTAAAGATAATTCATTCTCTGGTCAAAATACAGCTATCAGCCATCCATTGCCActtccacctccaccatcacAACAGCACCAGCAGCAGCAAAGTCTTTCAGGATACAATACTCTAACGTGGTCAGCTCCAGGCCTTCCATCGACTCAAGACAATCTCATCCGAAACCACACAGGATCCCTGGCTGTAGCAAACAACAACCCAACAATTACTG ATTCTTTATCCTGTCCTGTTATGCAAAatgttcagcctcccaagtccagCCCAGTAGTATCCACCGTTTTATCAGGATCCTCATCAACAAGAACACCTCCCACTGCAAATCACCCTGTTGAGCCTGTGACCTCAGTTACACAGCCATCAGAGCTATTACAACAAAAAG